From Apium graveolens cultivar Ventura chromosome 9, ASM990537v1, whole genome shotgun sequence, the proteins below share one genomic window:
- the LOC141686635 gene encoding peptide methionine sulfoxide reductase-like — protein sequence MSSNEAENNKSTNPALDPDNPTPERPGLEFAQFGAGCFWGVELAFQRVAGVVKTEVGYSQGHVDNPDYRMVCTGTTKHVEVVRVQFDPAVCNYSALLSLFWSRHDPTSLNRQGGDVGEQYRSGIYYYSEEQASLARESLQVKEKELNGGKIVTEILPAKRFYRAEEYHQQYLEKGGGQGCKQSASKGCNDPIRCYG from the exons ATGTCTAGCAATGAAGCGGAGAATAACAAGTCAACGAACCCAGCACTGGATCCGGATAATCCGACCCCAGAGAGACCGGGTCTGGAGTTTGCCCAGTTCGGAGCGGGCTGCTTCTGGGGAGTAGAGCTAGCTTTCCAGAGGGTGGCAGGTGTAGTGAAAACAGAGGTGGGTTATTCTCAGGGCCATGTTGACAACCCGGATTATCGAATGGTTTGTACCGGAACTACTAAACATGTTGAAGTGGTTCGTGTCCAGTTCGACCCGGCTGTTTGTAACTACTCAGCCCTTCTCTCTCTTTTCTGGTCTCGACATGATCCTACTTCTCTCAATCGCCAG GGTGGTGATGTTGGAGAGCAGTATCGTTCAGGGATATATTACTATAGTGAGGAGCAAGCTAGTTTGGCACGAGAGTCGCTTCAAGTGAAGGAGAAAGAGTTGAACGGTGGGAAGATTGTTACGGAGATTCTTCCAGCCAAGAGATTTTACAGGGCTGAGGAATACCACCAGCAGTACTTGGAGAAAGGTGGAGGCCAGGGCTGCAAACAGTCTGCTTCAAAGGGCTGCAATGATCCGATCCGATGCTATGGTTGA
- the LOC141686634 gene encoding uncharacterized protein LOC141686634 isoform X2, with the protein MGGVTSSMAAKLAFFPPDPPSYKLITDEFSGLLLMEPFQHRENVHVLKLPTRRGHEIVAMYVRYPMASSTLLYSHGNAADIGLMYELFVELSIHLHVNLIGYDYCGYGQSTGKPSEQNTYADIEAVYKCLKERYGAKQEDIILYGQSLGSGPTLDLAARLPRLRGVVLHSALLSGLRVMYPVKRTYWFDIYKNIDKIPLVKCVVLVIHGTSDEVVDCSQGRQLWALCEEQYEPLWLKGGSHCNLESYPEYFKHLKKFISHVTKSQSRQNSSKKSSTDDKLKYYESKVDSNEKFAAKLKMPLEQMENSQRNGKYHDKSQKSIERARRTMDWVNRIQAA; encoded by the exons ATGGGCGGGGTGACATCGTCTATGGCAGCTAAGCTTGCATTTTTCCCACCTGATCCTCCATCATATAAACTCATTACAGATGAGTTCAGTGGATTATTGTTAATGGAGCCTTTTCAGCATCGTGAAAATGTCCATGTTCTCAAGCTCCCTACTCGTCGAGGCCATGAAATTGTGGCAATGTATGTAAGGTACCCTATGGCTAGTTCAACACTGCTGTATTCACATGGAAATGCGGCTGATATTGGGCTCATGTATGAGCTCTTTGTTGAGTTGAGCATTCACTTGCACGTCAATCTCATAGG GTATGACTATTGTGGATATGGGCAGTCAACTGGGAAG CCAAGTGAACAAAATACTTATGCAGATATTGAAGCTGTTTATAAGTGTCTTAAAGAGAGGTATGGTGCTAAGCAAGAAGACATAATCCTCTACGGGCAATCTCTTGGGAGTGGGCCTACTTTGGATCTTGCTGCTCGTTTACCTCGTCTAAGAGGAGTCGTTCTGCATAGTGCTCTACTGTCAGGATTGCGAGTAATGTACCCCGTGAAACGAACATACTGGTTTGACATCTATAAG AATATTGACAAAATACCCTTGGTGAAATGTGTTGTTCTAGTCATTCAT GGTACTTCAGACGAAGTTGTCGATTGCTCTCAAGGTAGACAACTTTGGGCACTTTGTGAAGAGCAATATGAACCATTATGGCTCAAAGGCGGGAGTCATTGCAACCTGGAATCTTATCCAGAGTATTTCAAGCATCTAAAAAAGTTTATATCTCATGTTACGAAATCCCAGTCCAGGCAAAACAGTTCTAAAAAAAGT AGCACTGACGACAAGTTGAAATATTATGAAAGCAAAGTTGACAGCAATGAGAAGTTTGCTGCTAAGTTAAAAATGCCTCTTGAGCAAATGGAAAATTCCCAAAGGAATGGCAAGTACCATGACAAGTCCCAGAAAAGTATTGAAAGAGCACGTCGAACTATGGATTGGGTAAATAGGATACAAGCTGCATAA
- the LOC141686634 gene encoding uncharacterized protein LOC141686634 isoform X1 produces the protein MGGVTSSMAAKLAFFPPDPPSYKLITDEFSGLLLMEPFQHRENVHVLKLPTRRGHEIVAMYVRYPMASSTLLYSHGNAADIGLMYELFVELSIHLHVNLIGYDYCGYGQSTGKPSEQNTYADIEAVYKCLKERYGAKQEDIILYGQSLGSGPTLDLAARLPRLRGVVLHSALLSGLRVMYPVKRTYWFDIYKNIDKIPLVKCVVLVIHGTSDEVVDCSQGRQLWALCEEQYEPLWLKGGSHCNLESYPEYFKHLKKFISHVTKSQSRQNSSKKSVEGPGYMSSTDYVEVPRKSTDDKLKYYESKVDSNEKFAAKLKMPLEQMENSQRNGKYHDKSQKSIERARRTMDWVNRIQAA, from the exons ATGGGCGGGGTGACATCGTCTATGGCAGCTAAGCTTGCATTTTTCCCACCTGATCCTCCATCATATAAACTCATTACAGATGAGTTCAGTGGATTATTGTTAATGGAGCCTTTTCAGCATCGTGAAAATGTCCATGTTCTCAAGCTCCCTACTCGTCGAGGCCATGAAATTGTGGCAATGTATGTAAGGTACCCTATGGCTAGTTCAACACTGCTGTATTCACATGGAAATGCGGCTGATATTGGGCTCATGTATGAGCTCTTTGTTGAGTTGAGCATTCACTTGCACGTCAATCTCATAGG GTATGACTATTGTGGATATGGGCAGTCAACTGGGAAG CCAAGTGAACAAAATACTTATGCAGATATTGAAGCTGTTTATAAGTGTCTTAAAGAGAGGTATGGTGCTAAGCAAGAAGACATAATCCTCTACGGGCAATCTCTTGGGAGTGGGCCTACTTTGGATCTTGCTGCTCGTTTACCTCGTCTAAGAGGAGTCGTTCTGCATAGTGCTCTACTGTCAGGATTGCGAGTAATGTACCCCGTGAAACGAACATACTGGTTTGACATCTATAAG AATATTGACAAAATACCCTTGGTGAAATGTGTTGTTCTAGTCATTCAT GGTACTTCAGACGAAGTTGTCGATTGCTCTCAAGGTAGACAACTTTGGGCACTTTGTGAAGAGCAATATGAACCATTATGGCTCAAAGGCGGGAGTCATTGCAACCTGGAATCTTATCCAGAGTATTTCAAGCATCTAAAAAAGTTTATATCTCATGTTACGAAATCCCAGTCCAGGCAAAACAGTTCTAAAAAAAGTGTAGAGGGACCTGGATACATGAGTAGTACCGATTATGTTGAGGTTCCACGAAAGAGCACTGACGACAAGTTGAAATATTATGAAAGCAAAGTTGACAGCAATGAGAAGTTTGCTGCTAAGTTAAAAATGCCTCTTGAGCAAATGGAAAATTCCCAAAGGAATGGCAAGTACCATGACAAGTCCCAGAAAAGTATTGAAAGAGCACGTCGAACTATGGATTGGGTAAATAGGATACAAGCTGCATAA
- the LOC141683790 gene encoding rust resistance kinase Lr10-like, whose amino-acid sequence MQPSIGQLRIVGNVKPRGGYCKLMENGTSSNVRVADYSTVCLSRGHTSIKPIAGIIPGASIIVLVLVALLYYIIRSYRQKKYDALKIEMFLRDYKAMKPTRYSYADIKKITSQFSDKLGQGGFGSVYKGQITKDVIVAVKILNSDPKANGEDFINEVGTIGRIYHVNGVRLVGYCADGCNRALVYEFQPNNSLEKFTYSGQNHKKNFLGWEKLQEIAVGIAKGIEYLHQGCAQQILHFDIKPHNILLDQNFTPKISDFGLAKLCSKDQSIVSMTMARGTIGYIAPEIFSRNFGKASSKSDVYSFGMLLLEMVGARNNNTVENSTETYFPEWIYHRLEEGGEVAIEIEKQEDSNIAKKLTIVGLWCIGWHPVDRPSIKHVTHMLERPECPAMPPNPFGPSNVWSLKSDLEVISESE is encoded by the exons ATGCAACCCTCAATTGGTCAACTCCGAATTGTGGGAAATGTGAAGCCAAGGGGGGGGTACTGTAAACTGATGGAGAATGGTACTAGTAGTAATGTCCGGGTAGCTGATTACAGTACTGTATGTTTATCTAGAG GTCATACTTCAATCAAGCCAATTGCAGGCATAATTCCAGGTGCCAGTATTATTGTGCTTGTCCTTGTAGCATTACTGTATTATATAATTAGATCATATAGACAAAAGAAATATGACGCACTGAAAATTGAAATGTTCCTGAGGGATTACAAAGCCATGAAACCAACAAGATACTCCTATGCTGACATCAAGAAGATCACTAGTCAGTTTAGTGATAAATTAGGACAGGGAGGTTTTGGTTCAGTCTACAAAGGTCAGATCACCAAGGACGTCATTGTTGCAGTTAAGATActtaatagcgatccaaaagctAATGGAGAAGATTTTATTAATGAAGTAGGCACTATAGGGCGAATCTATCATGTTAATGGGGTTCGCTTGGTAGGGTATTGCGCTGATGGCTGCAATCGAGCTCTTGTTTACGAGTTCCAACCTAATAATTCTTTAGAAAAGTTCACATACTCTGGTCAAAATCACAAGAAAAATTTTCTTGGTTGGGAGAAGCTGCAAGAAATTGCTGTAGGCATAGCTAAAGGAATTGAATATCTTCACCAAGGATGCGCGCAGCAGATCCTGCATTTCGATATCAAACCTCATAATATCTTGTTGGACCAAAATTTCACTCCCAAAATTTCTGATTTTGGTTTAGCCAAGTTGTGTTCCAAGGACCAGAGCATTGTGTCAATGACTATGGCTAGAGGAACCATTGGCTATATTGCACCAGAAATATTTTCCAGGAATTTTGGAAAGGCATCATCCAAATCAGATGTTTATAGCTTTGGAATGTTGTTACTTGAAATGGTGGGAGCAAGGAACAATAACACAGTGGAAAATAGCACTGAGACATACTTTCCTGAATGGATATATCATCGTTTGGAGGAAGGTGGAGAAGTGGCAATCGAAATAGAAAAACAAGAAGATTCGAACATTGCAAAAAAGCTAACAATTGTGGGACTATGGTGCATAGGGTGGCATCCAGTTGACAGACCTTCAATCAAGCATGTGACACATATGCTAGAAAGACCAGAATGTCCTGCAATGCCACCTAATCCTTTCGGACCGTCAAACGTATGGTCACTCAAAAGTGATCTAGAAGTAATCTCTGAATCTGAGTGA
- the LOC141683788 gene encoding G-type lectin S-receptor-like serine/threonine-protein kinase SD2-2 isoform X1, which yields MRGSLTSLIPPSRKLSSVFIVIYTLLLFLSSSVCKAISSSYCGNIQNISCPFRLKGDDQKCDSSFFTLELSCLNNRTILYLLQDKIFYVKSIDYDNLLVRIVDPGLPNNNSSIKEDDFMALEQGYDENLRKANQPITMMECPSPVISTRYINITSPNSSFSSSVLGKNYVYSYAYIVVGYVDISEMEDNCRISKVAWVSRQSPFSIVSKVFSNFTEIHDALVYGFDIPWSYFYCLKCHDGCNTYSLDHHLWVCVSFSVPCDLPEGSSYHITLLCMPHNLRVTIQILKSNYTKKIIGLFLAARFSLGLPFLLAFLAYRARRRHLSMYDTIEDFLQAQNNLTPIRYAYSDIKEITNNFGDKLGEGGFGIVYKGKLRSGLLVAVKILGRSKATGKEFINEVATSGRIHHVNVVELVGFCFEGPKRALIYEFMPNGSLEKYVFRKEETDEEIVSLSWKRMYEISCKVASGIDYLHRGCDIQILHFDIKPHNILLDKNFNPIISDFGLAKSYATNDSTVTLNARGTMGYMAPEMFYKNIGGISYKADVYSFGMLLMDMAAQRKILNPFLDHVSQIHFPSWVYDQFSDGKELEMEDVNEEERKLVKKMIIVALWCIQMKPSERPSMYKAIEMLEGELEELVMPPKPFRHPQEDPAEINNHTSLNSLKAEE from the exons ATGAGGGGGAGCTTGACTTCTCTCATTCCACCCTCCAGGAAACTATCTTCAGTTTTCATAGTCATCTATACATTATTGTTATTTTTAAGCTCATCCGTTTGCAAAGCTATCTCTTCTTCTTATTGTGGTAATATTCAAAACATAAGCTGTCCTTTTAGACTGAAAGGTGATGATCAGAAATGTGATTCGTCTTTCTTCACTCTGGAGCTGTCTTGCCTCAATAACCGTACCATCTTATATTTACTTCAGGATAAGATCTTTTATGTTAAGAGTATCGATTATGATAATCTTTTGGTTAGGATTGTTGATCCAGGCCTTCCAAATAATAACTCTTCTATCAAAGAGGATGACTTTATGGCATTAGAACAAGGCTATGATGAAAACTTAAGGAAAGCTAATCAGCCTATTACGATGATGGAGTGTCCCTCTCCTGTAATTTCTACCCGATACATCAATATTACTTCACCAAATTCTTCTTTCTCTTCTTCAGTTTTGGGAAAAAATTATGTTTATTCGTATGCATATATAGTGGTTGGATATGTTGATATATCAGAAATGGAGGACAATTGCAGGATTAGCAAGGTAGCTTGGGTCTCACGGCAGTCGCCTTTCAGTATAGTCAGTAAAGTCTTCTCTAATTTTACTGAAATTCACGATGCGTTGGTTTATGGTTTTGATATCCCTTGGAGTTACTTCTACTGCTTGAAGTGCCATGACGGATGCAATACATATTCCCTGGATCATCATCTTTGGGTTTGCGTAAGCTTTAGTGTGCCCTGTGACCTCCCTGAGGGAAGCTCATACCATATTACACTTTTGT GCATGCCCCATAACTTACGCGTTACAATTCAGATACTAAAAA GCAACTACACCAAAAAAATCATTG GATTATTTCTTGCTGCGAGATTTTCTTTGGGGTTACCATTTTTGCTTGCTTTCTTGGCTTATAGAGCTAGGAGAAGGCATTTATCAATGTACGACACCATTGAGGATTTTCTTCAAGCTCAAAATAACTTGACGCCTATAAGGTATGCGTACTCAGACATTAAGGAGATCACCAATAATTTTGGAGATAAGCTGGGTGAAGGAGGTTTTGGCATTGTATATAAAGGAAAACTTCGTAGCGGTCTTCTTGTAGCAGTAAAGATACTGGGCAGGTCTAAGGCTACTGGGAAAGAATTTATTAATGAAGTTGCTACAAGTGGAAGGATTCATCATGTCAATGTAGTGGAACTCGTTGGCTTTTGTTTTGAAGGTCCAAAACGTGCTCTAATATATGAGTTCATGCCTAATGGATCTTTAGAGAAATACGTTTTTCGTAAAGAAGAAACAGATGAAGAAATTGTTTCcctgagttggaaaaggatgtACGAAATTTCCTGCAAGGTGGCAAGTGGAATTGACTACCTACATCGAGGTTGTGACATCCAAATCTTGCATTTTGACATCAAACCTCACAACATTCTTCTTGACAAGAATTTCAATCCAATCATTTCTGATTTTGGGCTTGCAAAATCATATGCCACAAATGATAGCACCGTAACTCTTAATGCAAGAGGAACAATGGGTTACATGGCTCCAGAGATGTTCTACAAAAATATTGGTGGAATTTCATACAAAGCAGATGTTTATAGTTTTGGAATGTTACTGATGGACATGGCCGCTCAAAGGAAAATTTTGAATCCATTTCTGGATCACGTTAGCCAAATTCACTTCCCGTCATGGGTTTATGACCAATTCAGTGATGGAAAAGAGCTTGAGATGGAAGATGTTAATGAGGAAGAAAGAAAGTTGGTAAAGAAGATGATAATCGTAGCATTATGGTGTATACAAATGAAGCCAAGCGAACGTCCTTCAATGTACAAAGCTATTGAAATGCTAGAAGGAGAACTTGAAGAATTGGTAATGCCTCCTAAGCCTTTTCGTCATCCACAAGAGGATCCAGCTGAGATCAACAATCATACTTCCCTCAATTCACTAAAAGCTGAGGAATGA
- the LOC141683788 gene encoding rust resistance kinase Lr10-like isoform X2, whose amino-acid sequence MRGSLTSLIPPSRKLSSVFIVIYTLLLFLSSSVCKAISSSYCGNIQNISCPFRLKGDDQKCDSSFFTLELSCLNNRTILYLLQDKIFYVKSIDYDNLLVRIVDPGLPNNNSSIKEDDFMALEQGYDENLRKANQPITMMECPSPVISTRYINITSPNSSFSSSVLGKNYVYSYAYIVVGYVDISEMEDNCRISKVAWVSRQSPFSIVSKVFSNFTEIHDALVYGFDIPWSYFYCLKCHDGCNTYSLDHHLWVCVSFSVPCDLPEGSSYHITLLCMPHNLRVTIQILKRLFLAARFSLGLPFLLAFLAYRARRRHLSMYDTIEDFLQAQNNLTPIRYAYSDIKEITNNFGDKLGEGGFGIVYKGKLRSGLLVAVKILGRSKATGKEFINEVATSGRIHHVNVVELVGFCFEGPKRALIYEFMPNGSLEKYVFRKEETDEEIVSLSWKRMYEISCKVASGIDYLHRGCDIQILHFDIKPHNILLDKNFNPIISDFGLAKSYATNDSTVTLNARGTMGYMAPEMFYKNIGGISYKADVYSFGMLLMDMAAQRKILNPFLDHVSQIHFPSWVYDQFSDGKELEMEDVNEEERKLVKKMIIVALWCIQMKPSERPSMYKAIEMLEGELEELVMPPKPFRHPQEDPAEINNHTSLNSLKAEE is encoded by the exons ATGAGGGGGAGCTTGACTTCTCTCATTCCACCCTCCAGGAAACTATCTTCAGTTTTCATAGTCATCTATACATTATTGTTATTTTTAAGCTCATCCGTTTGCAAAGCTATCTCTTCTTCTTATTGTGGTAATATTCAAAACATAAGCTGTCCTTTTAGACTGAAAGGTGATGATCAGAAATGTGATTCGTCTTTCTTCACTCTGGAGCTGTCTTGCCTCAATAACCGTACCATCTTATATTTACTTCAGGATAAGATCTTTTATGTTAAGAGTATCGATTATGATAATCTTTTGGTTAGGATTGTTGATCCAGGCCTTCCAAATAATAACTCTTCTATCAAAGAGGATGACTTTATGGCATTAGAACAAGGCTATGATGAAAACTTAAGGAAAGCTAATCAGCCTATTACGATGATGGAGTGTCCCTCTCCTGTAATTTCTACCCGATACATCAATATTACTTCACCAAATTCTTCTTTCTCTTCTTCAGTTTTGGGAAAAAATTATGTTTATTCGTATGCATATATAGTGGTTGGATATGTTGATATATCAGAAATGGAGGACAATTGCAGGATTAGCAAGGTAGCTTGGGTCTCACGGCAGTCGCCTTTCAGTATAGTCAGTAAAGTCTTCTCTAATTTTACTGAAATTCACGATGCGTTGGTTTATGGTTTTGATATCCCTTGGAGTTACTTCTACTGCTTGAAGTGCCATGACGGATGCAATACATATTCCCTGGATCATCATCTTTGGGTTTGCGTAAGCTTTAGTGTGCCCTGTGACCTCCCTGAGGGAAGCTCATACCATATTACACTTTTGT GCATGCCCCATAACTTACGCGTTACAATTCAGATACTAAAAA GATTATTTCTTGCTGCGAGATTTTCTTTGGGGTTACCATTTTTGCTTGCTTTCTTGGCTTATAGAGCTAGGAGAAGGCATTTATCAATGTACGACACCATTGAGGATTTTCTTCAAGCTCAAAATAACTTGACGCCTATAAGGTATGCGTACTCAGACATTAAGGAGATCACCAATAATTTTGGAGATAAGCTGGGTGAAGGAGGTTTTGGCATTGTATATAAAGGAAAACTTCGTAGCGGTCTTCTTGTAGCAGTAAAGATACTGGGCAGGTCTAAGGCTACTGGGAAAGAATTTATTAATGAAGTTGCTACAAGTGGAAGGATTCATCATGTCAATGTAGTGGAACTCGTTGGCTTTTGTTTTGAAGGTCCAAAACGTGCTCTAATATATGAGTTCATGCCTAATGGATCTTTAGAGAAATACGTTTTTCGTAAAGAAGAAACAGATGAAGAAATTGTTTCcctgagttggaaaaggatgtACGAAATTTCCTGCAAGGTGGCAAGTGGAATTGACTACCTACATCGAGGTTGTGACATCCAAATCTTGCATTTTGACATCAAACCTCACAACATTCTTCTTGACAAGAATTTCAATCCAATCATTTCTGATTTTGGGCTTGCAAAATCATATGCCACAAATGATAGCACCGTAACTCTTAATGCAAGAGGAACAATGGGTTACATGGCTCCAGAGATGTTCTACAAAAATATTGGTGGAATTTCATACAAAGCAGATGTTTATAGTTTTGGAATGTTACTGATGGACATGGCCGCTCAAAGGAAAATTTTGAATCCATTTCTGGATCACGTTAGCCAAATTCACTTCCCGTCATGGGTTTATGACCAATTCAGTGATGGAAAAGAGCTTGAGATGGAAGATGTTAATGAGGAAGAAAGAAAGTTGGTAAAGAAGATGATAATCGTAGCATTATGGTGTATACAAATGAAGCCAAGCGAACGTCCTTCAATGTACAAAGCTATTGAAATGCTAGAAGGAGAACTTGAAGAATTGGTAATGCCTCCTAAGCCTTTTCGTCATCCACAAGAGGATCCAGCTGAGATCAACAATCATACTTCCCTCAATTCACTAAAAGCTGAGGAATGA